The Natrinema caseinilyticum genomic sequence CGAGCGAGTTCATGTCCGTCTCCGGGGCATCGATCCGCTCGGGCGTGATTTCGGCGACGCCGATCGCGATCCGATCGTCGTCTCGGAGGGCCGTCGCCAGTTCAGCCCGGCGCTCGGGAGCGAGCCGTTTCGAGTCTCTGATCCCGTCCGGGAGGTCGGCCGGTTCCGCGAGGTAGACTGCCGCGGCGAACATCGACCCGAGTGCCGGGCCCTTTCCCGCTTCGTCGACGCCGAAAGGCATAGACGGCTGCTCGAGGGGCGGAGGCAAAATCGTTGCGTCTCCGACGAGCGGCCGACGGTGCTGGTGGCCCGCCGATGGGCGGACGACGGGCGGCTGTCAGCATCGAATTCGCTCCTCGAGCCGCCAAATCCTCTCCTCGAGCCGGCACCCACAGTCAGGCGTCTTCGATGGCGCCGGTTCGTTCTCCCAGTCGAACGTAGCGACGGACCGGCCGGCGTAGATCGCAACCGCCGGACTCCCGGAGAAGGGCCCGTACGCGCGCTTGTGAAGACGAAATCGGAACGCGGGAGAAAACTGACCGGAGGGACATCTCACGAGAGCGGTCTCGGTCGTCGCCAAGTGATACGTCCCGCCTCAATATAAATACTTTGGGAGTAAAATAACAATTTAACCACTCGTATCGGCAATAAACTAGCGCGGCACCGACACGACGCAGCCTCTTGAGAACGGTCGGATCGGGCGGTTTGACCGCGCTCGGAGCGACAGCGTTGACCGGCAGCGCGGCGGCACACGAGGCCATCGAAATCCCGTCTCGCTACCTCGAGCAGTACCGGGAAACGGGATCCAACTGGGGGATGGACTGGACGTACCTGGCCGGCATCGGTGCGGTCGAGACGCAGCACGGTCAGTACGAGGAGGGCTGTGAGACGTCTTCGGCGGGCGCTCGCGGCCCCATGCAGTTCATGCCGTCGACCTGGGACGCCTACGGTGTGGACGGCACCGGCGACGGGACCGCGGACATTTGCGACTACTGCGACGCGATTCCGTCCGCCGCGAACTACCTCGAGGCGAACGGGGCGCCGGAGAACTGGGACGAGGCCCTGTACGCGTACAATCCACGGTGGTCCTACGTCGAGCACGTCACAGACCACGCCGCCCGGTATCGGGATCGGTACGGGAGCGGCGACGGTGACGGCGGTGGTGACAGCAGCAGCGGCGACCGCGCCGCGTTCAGTGACGGCGACCGGATCACGCCGACGATGGGTCTCAATACCCGACACCGGCCGGGAACCGGATCGGACGTACTCGCCACCATGCAACCCGGTTTGGCCGGTGAAATCGTCAAC encodes the following:
- a CDS encoding lytic murein transglycosylase, translated to MTALGATALTGSAAAHEAIEIPSRYLEQYRETGSNWGMDWTYLAGIGAVETQHGQYEEGCETSSAGARGPMQFMPSTWDAYGVDGTGDGTADICDYCDAIPSAANYLEANGAPENWDEALYAYNPRWSYVEHVTDHAARYRDRYGSGDGDGGGDSSSGDRAAFSDGDRITPTMGLNTRHRPGTGSDVLATMQPGLAGEIVNGPETADGYTWWGVHWLEDDVWGWSVERYLTVAGETDGGSETDGGSGSDGADFAWPIDGYITSPYGDRPGHLAVDFGNDGIVGTPIYAARDGVVDVVGYEATGCGNYVKLGHGSGYQTMYCHLNSVAVSDGQQVSRG